The Deltaproteobacteria bacterium DNA window TGAAAGTGAAACCGCTGTTGCACATCATAACCGTACCGCGGGTGTTTTGAATAATACTCATCGTGGTATCTGCGAATAAAACGGTTGAATTGGTGGTGCTGAAGGCGTTCGCATCACTCGGGTCCCATGTGCCCTGCTTTCCGCAGATAAAGGGATTATCGGCGTCGGAAGTAAATGTCTTTTCCATGAAAATAAAAGACGTGGCCACAGAAAGGGCATTCTTAAAAGTCGTAGTAGTAACATCAACGGAGTTATTGCAGACACCAACGGTGGGAAAATCCAGAGATGTCAGGGCAACACCGCTTGTACTTGTTGCACTGGTTCCGGTTGTGGTGCCGGCTGTGGGGTCTCCCGCAGAACCGCAGTGATTAAATAAAACCGTTACAAAGGCCCCGCTCAAAAGAGAAACCAAAACTACAGGTATCTTTTTTCCCTTCATGTTACACCCCCATGGTTAAAATGATTATTTGGATTCTCCGGCTTTTTGCGGCATTGTTTGTCCGCCCGCGAGAGAACACCCGCTCCAAAAAACGCCGGAAAAAACCAGAAACAAAGCAAACAACAAAAATGTTTTTCTCACGAATCCCCCTTTGCAGATTGACTGAAACAATGGACGCAATATAGAGAATCGGGGGTTGGTTGCAATGAGAAAATCCTTCCCCTAAAAAAATGGATTTTTCAAATTTCATAAAACACTTTCGTTTTCAGATTCTGGCGGCCGGAACTATCGCAATCGCATTTGGCTTCTGGTTTTCCAAAGGACTCAACCTTGATCCCTCGCTCCACTCCCGTTTTCTGAGAGACAGTCCACAGATTGAAACATACCGAGATTTGCAAGAAAGTTTCGGCACGGAGCCGCTTTTGGCTCTTGTTTGGGAAACAGAAGAGCCTGTGCTCGGAGAAACCAAGCTACTTCGGCTACGACAACTCACGGATCAACTTGCTCAAACAGAGGGCATTCAATCCGTCATCAGCCTTTCCAATCTGTCCCGCAATCAGCAGAAACCCGACACGGAAATATTGAAACAGTTGCCGCTCACAAAAAAACTTCTTCTCTCACCTGATGGAAAAAGAACGGTCTTGGCCCTTATTCCCTCGGCCTCTGCAATTCTTCCCAGCAAAGGTTTGGCTCTTACAAAAAAAATTGAATCTGGCGTCAAAGAATTTCTTCTGCCGACGGAACGCGCTTTTTTAACGGGGCCGCTGGCCATGCAATCCAAGGCGATTGAATTGTCCCGCAAAGATCTTTTTTTTTCCGTTTCGGCGATTACCCTTTTCGGAATTGTTTTGTTCGGTTTTATTTACAGATCGTGGCGCACGATTACAGCGGCTGTTTTGGCGGGGTTGTCCGGCGTTTCCTTCTCCTGCGGTCTTATGGCGATTTTGAATGTCTCTCTTTCCCAGTTTGCCTTGATGGCCGTTCCCATCCTCGCGGCGATTGGTTTTGAAAATGCGGTTTATTTCATCGGACATTTCACCAACGAAAAAAACAGGGGTGCGGATGATACGGAAGCTCTGCGAAAAATGTTTCAGTCGTGCACCATCCCCTGTCTCTGGGCCGTCATCACGACCATCGCCGGATTCGCAACGCTTCTATTTTCAGACCTCTCACAGATCCGCTCCATCGGACTGATTGTTGTCACCGGAATCCCATTCACCCTTATTTCCTCTTTGACTATTCTTCCTGCTATCCTGATTGGCGTCAAAAAGCAGAAGATGGCGACACCGGGCCCTTTTCTTGTCGCAACCATTAAAAAAAATCCCATCCTTCTGGCTTCTGTTTTGATCGTTGCAACACTTGTTCTGTCTTACGGCATTCGCTTTGTACATCTTCGTTTTGATTTTCCGCGGATATTCAAAACGGGAACGGCCCCGCAGATGGAGATCGCGGAGATGGACGAAAAACTTTTCGGCGCCGCCTCTTTTGAAATTCTTATGCAGACAACGGACGGCACGGATTTTTCTCATCCGGAAAAATTCAAACTGATTCAGGGTATGCAAATGGCCATGGGCCTCACAGCACCCGTTGCAACAACCCTGTCCCCGATTGACATCGGCATCAGCGCTTATGTTCTTACAAGCGGCATTCCCAAAAACGCCAAGGCGCTTTGGAATAACAGAAACCGTCTTCTCAGGGAAATACGGGCTTCTGACGATGGTCTCCTTCGTCAATGGCTATCCAAAGATCTTAAAAAAGTGCGAATCCACGTTCGCGTCCGCACCGACAAACAAGAGTATTACGATAAAATGATTCAGGCGCTGAATTATATGAAAACAAGTTTTGCGGGCGTCGGCGTGGATGTTTCGTGGAGCGGTTTTGCCTTGCTATATAAAGAGATGGAAAAAAAGATGCTTGCCGAACTGATTCGAAATTGCACAATGGCCTTCGTTACCGTCTGCCTTTTACTGATTGTCCTTTTTCGCTCTGTCAAATGGGGGCTCCTCGCCATGATCCCCAATGTCTTGCCCATTCTGATTACGATGGGAATCATGGGATGGACGGGGGCGGGTTTTT harbors:
- a CDS encoding MMPL family transporter, which produces MDFSNFIKHFRFQILAAGTIAIAFGFWFSKGLNLDPSLHSRFLRDSPQIETYRDLQESFGTEPLLALVWETEEPVLGETKLLRLRQLTDQLAQTEGIQSVISLSNLSRNQQKPDTEILKQLPLTKKLLLSPDGKRTVLALIPSASAILPSKGLALTKKIESGVKEFLLPTERAFLTGPLAMQSKAIELSRKDLFFSVSAITLFGIVLFGFIYRSWRTITAAVLAGLSGVSFSCGLMAILNVSLSQFALMAVPILAAIGFENAVYFIGHFTNEKNRGADDTEALRKMFQSCTIPCLWAVITTIAGFATLLFSDLSQIRSIGLIVVTGIPFTLISSLTILPAILIGVKKQKMATPGPFLVATIKKNPILLASVLIVATLVLSYGIRFVHLRFDFPRIFKTGTAPQMEIAEMDEKLFGAASFEILMQTTDGTDFSHPEKFKLIQGMQMAMGLTAPVATTLSPIDIGISAYVLTSGIPKNAKALWNNRNRLLREIRASDDGLLRQWLSKDLKKVRIHVRVRTDKQEYYDKMIQALNYMKTSFAGVGVDVSWSGFALLYKEMEKKMLAELIRNCTMAFVTVCLLLIVLFRSVKWGLLAMIPNVLPILITMGIMGWTGAGFSLALMILPAVGLGLIVDDTIHILWGMKQGMKEGMTPAEAVEKTLSGVGRACMLSSVVLILGFASLITSGFISNIQLALWMPTLLTLALLFDLVALPLGVILWNKKPQR